In the Bacillus amyloliquefaciens DSM 7 = ATCC 23350 genome, TTCATAGTTTTTGGAGGCAAAGCTTTCCGCGACGCTGTCTTTTGTCTTTTGATAAGCGTCAAACAGCTTTTTCTCCTGTTCATTTTCAAACAGATCCGGCTTGATATCGCGGCTCTCGCCTTTTTTGCTGATGGAGATGACCCGTCCCAGTGCCTCAGCGGTTTCTTTAAAGCCCGGTGTGCCGAGGTGTTTCTCAAGCACTCTTGCCTTATGAACAGCTGCATACGGCTCAAGGTCAGTGCTGTCCAGAACGGCTTCAATAACGTCATGACGGATGTCTTCAGCATTCAAGACGTATTTCAGACGCTGTGTAAAGAAATCGAGGAGCTCATTTTCTTTTTCCGTTTCTGTCAATGACAGCAGCTCTTTAAAAGAAATGCCCCAGTTGCGGTCGATCAGAATGGAAACGATGCCGCTTGCCTGACGGCGCAAACCGTACGGATCCTGAGAACCTGTCGGAATCACGTCGATGCTGAAGAAGGAGGCAATCGTGTCCAGTTTATCAGCTAACGCCACAACCGCGCCGGTAAAGGTTGAAGGCACGTCTCCCCCGGCCGCTCTCGGCATATAGTGCTCATTTACCGCGGCAGCGACGGCTTCATCTTCGCCGAGCATGCGCGCATATTTTTCTCCCATGACGCCTTGAAGCTCAGGGAACTCATAAATCATGTGTGTAACCAGGTCAAATTTAGAAATCTCGGCGGCGCGCTTGACAAGTTTTTGCGTCTGTTCATCAGCCTTCAGGCGGACGGCAAGTTTGCCCGCAATGGCGGCCGCTCTTCTCACTTTATCTCCAAGGGAGCCAAGCTCTTCATGGAAAACGATATTTTCCAGTTTCTTCACGTTTGCATCGATGTTCAGCTTTTGGTCTTCTTTGTAGAAGAACGCAGCATCTGAAAGTCTCGCTCTCAGCACCTTCTCGTTTCCGCGGGCAACATTTTCAATTGCATGGCTGTTCCCGTTTCTTACCGTAATAAAATGAGGCAGCAGATTCCCGTTTTCATCTTTTACCGGGAAGTAGCGCTGATGCTCTTTCATTGTTGTCACAAGCACTTCTTCAGGCAAAGAAAGAAACTCGGATTCAAAAGAGCCGTAAAGCGCTGTCGGATATTCCACAAGTTGATTGACTTCGTTAAGCAGATCCTCATCAATCGGAATATTCCATTTCTTATCGGCCGCAAGCGCGTCCAGCTGGCTTTGGATCATTTGTTTGCGTACTTTCGGATCAGCAATGACGTGCTGTTCTTTCAGCAGCTCTTCGTATGATGACGGTGCGTCAATAGATACTTCTTCACCGAGAAAGCGGTGTCCCTGTGTGTTCCGTCCCGTCCCTACATTTGTGATCTCAAACGGAATAACGTCTTTTCCGAAGAGAACTGCAATCCATTTGATCGGGCGGATATAGCGCAGGTCTTGTGTGCCCCAGCGCATGTTTTTAGGGAAATGCATTCCGGTAATCAGGTTTTCCAGCTGCGGTAAAAGTGTCTTCGTCTCTTGTCCAGCCTGGAATTTTTGGACGAAGACATATTCCGTGCCGTTTACGTCTTTTATATACAGGTCATCCACTCCGGCACCTTGGCCTTTGGAAAACCCGATAGCGGCTTTGGTCCAGTTCCCGTCAGCATCCAGAGCGATTTTTTTCGCCGGGCCTTTTGCTTCTTCCTGAATATCAGCCTGTTTTTCTGCTACGTCTTTTATATATACTGCCAGACGTCTCGGTGTATTAAAAAGTTTCACTTCGCCGTGAGCGATATTTTTTTCAGCCAGCCAGCCAGTCAGCTTTTCACCGAGCTGCACCATGCTGTCATGTAAAAAACGCGCCGGCATTTCCTCGAGTCCGATCTCTAAAAGCAAGTCTTGTTTACTCATGGGAAGAGCCCTCCTCTTTAAGCATTGGGAACCCTAATTTTTCCCGTTCTTCATAATACGTTTTTGCTACTTTTCTCGCTAAGTTGCGGACACGGCCGATATAACCCGTCCGCTCTGTCACCGAGATCGCGCCTTTTGCATCGAGCAGATTAAATGTGTGAGAGCATTTCAGCACATAATCATAGGCCGGATGCACAAGCCCGTTATCCATTTGTCTGATCGCTTCTTTTTCATACGTGCTGAACAAATGGAATAGCATATCCACATCTGATGTTTCAAAAGTATAAACGGAATGTTCATATTCAGCCATCATAAACAAATCCTTCACTGTAAATCCTGACGTCCATTCAAGATCAAAGACGTTTTCTTTATCCTGAATATAAGACGCAAGACGTTCAATGCCGTACGTGATCTCAACAGACACCGGTTTACATTCAATTCCGCCCACCTGCTGGAAGTACGTAAACTGGGTGATTTCCATCCCGTCAAGCCATACTTCCCAGCCGAGTCCCGCACAGCCTAAAGACGGGTTTTCCCAGTTGTCTTCTACGAAACGAATATCATGCTCGAGTGGGTTAATGCCGAGCGCGCGCAATGAATCTAGGTAAAGCTCTTGGATGTTATCAGGCGACGGCTTGATAATGACTTGGAATTGGTGATGCTGATAAAGCCTGTTCGGGTTTTCTCCGTATCGCCCATCCGCAGGCCGTCTGGACGGCTCAACGTAAGCTACTTTCCACGGCTCCGGCCCGATGCTCCGTAAAAATGTATACGGGCTCATTGTGCCTGCGCCTTTCTCCACATCATACGCCTGCATGAGCACACAGCCTTCACTCGACCAGTGCTTCTGCAAGGTTAAAATCATATCTTGAATGTTCATTTCAAGCACCTCCACTTTCTCCATTCTTTTACAAGTGCGGCGGCAATCAAAAAACTCCCGTCTCTATGCTTGCCAGCCGCAAACATAGGGACGAGAGTTCTCCCGCGGTTCCACCCTAGTTGCTGAGGATGTGAATCACTCAGCCTCTTTTTAAAGGGTTGCTCAAGAATGCCTTTCGTTGCGCGCTCATCCTTAGCTTACACTGTCCTAAGGTCGCTTATATGAGTTGGACGCAAGTACTTCTTTCTGTCACTGCAACATATTTTATAATAAATGATCATATAAAAAGATGGGCAGAATGTCAACTTTTGTTTTCATCCAAAAGGTGCTTCATGCTTTCCATCTGGTCTAAAAACCGTTTAGACTTTAAATAAAGCCCTGAATATTCCTCATAATACAGATCGATAACCCGTTTAAGTTCGTTTTTGGTTTCCTGTTTTAATGAGACGCTGCCGAGCCTTCCGATATCAAAGTAATAAAAAAGC is a window encoding:
- the glyQ gene encoding glycine--tRNA ligase subunit alpha, which produces MNIQDMILTLQKHWSSEGCVLMQAYDVEKGAGTMSPYTFLRSIGPEPWKVAYVEPSRRPADGRYGENPNRLYQHHQFQVIIKPSPDNIQELYLDSLRALGINPLEHDIRFVEDNWENPSLGCAGLGWEVWLDGMEITQFTYFQQVGGIECKPVSVEITYGIERLASYIQDKENVFDLEWTSGFTVKDLFMMAEYEHSVYTFETSDVDMLFHLFSTYEKEAIRQMDNGLVHPAYDYVLKCSHTFNLLDAKGAISVTERTGYIGRVRNLARKVAKTYYEEREKLGFPMLKEEGSSHE
- the glyS gene encoding glycine--tRNA ligase subunit beta, giving the protein MSKQDLLLEIGLEEMPARFLHDSMVQLGEKLTGWLAEKNIAHGEVKLFNTPRRLAVYIKDVAEKQADIQEEAKGPAKKIALDADGNWTKAAIGFSKGQGAGVDDLYIKDVNGTEYVFVQKFQAGQETKTLLPQLENLITGMHFPKNMRWGTQDLRYIRPIKWIAVLFGKDVIPFEITNVGTGRNTQGHRFLGEEVSIDAPSSYEELLKEQHVIADPKVRKQMIQSQLDALAADKKWNIPIDEDLLNEVNQLVEYPTALYGSFESEFLSLPEEVLVTTMKEHQRYFPVKDENGNLLPHFITVRNGNSHAIENVARGNEKVLRARLSDAAFFYKEDQKLNIDANVKKLENIVFHEELGSLGDKVRRAAAIAGKLAVRLKADEQTQKLVKRAAEISKFDLVTHMIYEFPELQGVMGEKYARMLGEDEAVAAAVNEHYMPRAAGGDVPSTFTGAVVALADKLDTIASFFSIDVIPTGSQDPYGLRRQASGIVSILIDRNWGISFKELLSLTETEKENELLDFFTQRLKYVLNAEDIRHDVIEAVLDSTDLEPYAAVHKARVLEKHLGTPGFKETAEALGRVISISKKGESRDIKPDLFENEQEKKLFDAYQKTKDSVAESFASKNYEQALTALSGLKEPIEDYFNHTMVNADNEALKTNRLAQMTALADVIKSFANMNHLIVK